A part of Terriglobus roseus genomic DNA contains:
- a CDS encoding Mov34/MPN/PAD-1 family protein, with amino-acid sequence MSCLFLKKYRRKLHFRIPDWDQQLSISPCVLNHIVQHQQTSPFANEAGGQLFARISPSCISILRATGPRPTDHRTRYGYIPDHTKEQNEINEMFKEGLLFIGDWHTHPQKIPSPSRSDQLSIRNVFRGSRHHLPALLLLIAGTEGFPAGLHLSFHSADTDIKLEPI; translated from the coding sequence GTGTCCTGCCTGTTCCTCAAAAAGTATCGACGAAAGCTCCATTTCCGAATCCCAGATTGGGATCAGCAACTCTCCATCAGCCCTTGCGTCCTGAACCACATAGTGCAGCATCAGCAAACATCCCCTTTTGCCAATGAGGCCGGAGGCCAGCTTTTCGCACGTATCAGTCCTTCTTGCATTTCCATTCTGAGAGCAACTGGCCCGAGACCGACCGATCATCGGACTCGCTATGGCTACATTCCTGATCACACAAAAGAGCAAAATGAGATCAATGAAATGTTTAAGGAGGGTCTTCTCTTCATCGGTGACTGGCACACTCACCCTCAGAAAATTCCCTCTCCGTCTCGATCGGATCAGCTAAGCATCAGGAACGTTTTCAGGGGGTCGCGGCATCATCTTCCAGCATTACTCCTCCTCATTGCCGGAACCGAAGGTTTTCCTGCGGGTCTTCATCTTAGCTTCCATTCGGCGGATACAGACATCAAGCTCGAACCTATTTGA
- a CDS encoding caspase family protein, with translation MRRICPESLFGILFLAICLTLATPVYGQGAKGYAIVIGLSDYPLYPQDRQIHFGKNDAIEFAKYLKTAPGGTFDTTLLVNSEATRSGILTAIKSVGKVASNNDLVYIFFAGHGAVDDSGQAYFMPYDADSKFPEGLGIRMDELLGDVAKNISSNVVFFIDACHAGAALQPGARGDENVVPKLTEEWTRAFKFKGDNLLSMGFFAASSNEVSWEDSVAEHGLFSEYLLEGIKGAADTNPMDGRITAQELFRYIELHVQAESKRRFKSQNPLRSPIWVGDFPLALYPPNLKSRAETLSGHVKGNHPDVAANQAELAQAHTEQRLETIRRERPLLRQFIREMPKGADLETHSSGSISPELWIDWAVKDGLCVDSKTSTLLPPSATNRSGRPVCAEGTVAAESAYNDVRLYQSMVDAFSMRKWRLSGESAYDHFNNTFAKFSGASRSLGRILAEMSKRAVSQHEIYQEILVTPSIPVAMLRYLNSNSVLSDNPSIEELARVHKLLKENGLVEGMAEAIEKVNEAESERDTILRCKSSTPDPACSVKQRYQYQVLRSSITSQVYPQMVMAFEVASVDPRFIGIGVAQPEGTYHSIHDFQPQMRMFGYLHTMYPLVRIGISAGQLSDAYSDLSDSSHIRDAIEIGKASRISHGTSLQYEQNPEELLRFLKERKVPIVIMLTSDDLLLDVKGEDHPFRWYLERGVLLALSTSDEGVLGTNLTQEFARAVESYGLSYGELKTLARNSLTVSFLAGESLWATPYQAITVKDCEGDIPGAPNPSISCAQFLSKSDKAKLQWQLESQLLKFEASF, from the coding sequence ATGCGGCGAATCTGTCCCGAATCCTTGTTCGGAATCCTCTTCCTTGCTATATGTCTGACTTTGGCTACTCCGGTTTACGGACAGGGTGCGAAGGGATATGCAATAGTGATTGGTCTTTCCGATTACCCACTTTATCCTCAAGACCGTCAGATTCATTTCGGAAAGAACGACGCAATAGAATTCGCTAAGTACCTTAAGACTGCGCCGGGCGGCACGTTCGACACAACCTTGCTTGTTAATTCGGAGGCGACAAGATCAGGCATCCTAACCGCAATTAAAAGCGTGGGAAAGGTCGCATCCAACAATGACCTCGTCTATATATTTTTTGCGGGACACGGTGCAGTTGACGATTCGGGCCAAGCGTATTTCATGCCGTATGACGCAGACTCAAAGTTTCCGGAAGGTCTTGGCATTCGTATGGACGAACTCCTGGGGGATGTTGCAAAGAATATATCTTCAAACGTCGTATTTTTCATTGACGCATGTCATGCCGGAGCAGCGTTGCAGCCGGGGGCAAGAGGGGATGAGAATGTTGTACCAAAGCTGACTGAGGAGTGGACAAGGGCGTTCAAGTTCAAAGGTGACAATCTGCTTTCGATGGGGTTTTTCGCTGCTAGTAGTAACGAAGTGTCGTGGGAAGATTCTGTCGCGGAACACGGTCTCTTCTCCGAATATCTATTGGAGGGAATTAAGGGAGCAGCGGACACAAATCCAATGGATGGCAGGATAACCGCCCAAGAACTATTTAGATATATAGAGCTTCATGTCCAGGCCGAATCGAAACGTAGGTTCAAATCGCAAAACCCCTTACGTTCCCCAATCTGGGTTGGTGACTTTCCGTTAGCACTGTATCCACCAAACCTGAAGTCACGAGCGGAGACGTTATCGGGCCACGTCAAAGGGAATCATCCGGACGTAGCCGCGAATCAAGCTGAGTTGGCTCAAGCACACACCGAACAACGACTTGAGACGATAAGACGGGAACGTCCACTTCTCAGGCAGTTTATTCGAGAAATGCCCAAGGGAGCAGATCTGGAGACCCATAGCAGTGGATCTATCTCGCCAGAATTATGGATCGATTGGGCAGTGAAAGACGGTTTGTGCGTCGATTCCAAGACCTCTACACTTCTTCCTCCGAGCGCAACGAACCGGTCTGGGCGGCCGGTCTGTGCTGAGGGAACCGTCGCGGCAGAATCAGCTTACAACGACGTGCGACTTTATCAATCGATGGTCGATGCTTTCTCTATGCGCAAGTGGAGGCTGTCGGGTGAATCGGCATACGACCACTTCAATAACACGTTCGCTAAATTTAGCGGGGCCAGTCGATCCCTCGGACGGATTTTAGCGGAGATGTCCAAGCGGGCGGTCAGCCAACACGAAATTTACCAAGAGATTCTCGTCACGCCTTCGATTCCAGTGGCGATGCTCCGTTATCTCAACTCCAATAGTGTGTTGAGCGATAACCCAAGCATTGAGGAGCTGGCACGCGTTCACAAGTTACTTAAAGAGAATGGCCTTGTAGAAGGTATGGCGGAGGCGATCGAGAAAGTTAACGAAGCAGAATCAGAACGGGATACTATTTTGCGTTGCAAATCTTCCACACCTGATCCAGCTTGTTCAGTTAAGCAAAGGTATCAATATCAGGTTCTCAGATCATCAATCACGTCTCAAGTGTACCCGCAAATGGTAATGGCGTTTGAGGTGGCATCTGTCGACCCACGGTTTATAGGAATTGGTGTTGCTCAGCCGGAAGGGACCTATCATTCAATCCACGATTTTCAGCCGCAGATGCGGATGTTTGGATACCTACACACAATGTATCCTCTCGTTCGCATTGGCATCTCAGCCGGTCAATTGAGTGATGCATATTCGGACTTGTCCGATAGTTCTCATATTAGGGACGCAATTGAGATCGGGAAGGCCTCGAGGATCTCTCATGGGACATCATTGCAATATGAACAAAATCCTGAAGAACTTCTAAGATTTCTCAAAGAGAGGAAAGTTCCGATCGTCATAATGTTAACCAGCGACGATCTTCTCTTGGACGTGAAAGGAGAAGATCATCCTTTTCGTTGGTATTTAGAGAGAGGAGTTCTTCTTGCACTTTCCACTAGCGATGAAGGCGTTCTAGGAACTAATCTCACGCAAGAGTTCGCACGTGCCGTAGAATCCTACGGTTTGAGTTATGGCGAACTTAAGACACTGGCACGAAACAGTCTCACTGTAAGCTTCTTGGCCGGTGAGAGCCTTTGGGCAACACCTTATCAGGCGATCACAGTAAAGGACTGCGAGGGCGATATTCCGGGAGCTCCAAATCCTTCTATCAGCTGTGCTCAATTCCTTAGCAAGAGCGATAAGGCCAAGCTTCAATGGCAACTTGAAAGCCAGCTTCTGAAATTCGAAGCTAGTTTTTAG
- a CDS encoding ThiF family adenylyltransferase, which translates to MPEGIARRMQEEGIAKADAFLTSTWCARRLSKAELNKHAPREPIEGWEFYVQPEENVYRCHVIVDHQFPYSLPKFLLADVPTFPSWPHVEPDGNLCLRRTNRILRPNEPADVLGVLLGQVVDLIRRGELGLNLEDFQAEFYSYWNFSLEDDAASVFSLLNANAPSRFVRIWPGETRSIVGESEAQVLTWQRHRWGNKPQFDKTVPACLLWLPEVLLPNQFPRSASDLVALARMVSNGKELLERFSRLKLSTYYFVLGATGANGPCFAAVSSQPPQTPEIRTFRKHGTLNGFRKGKMPQAVVAARLFSSSVKAQRLRIDRVDANWIHGRGHDPHQPVLALKHVIVIGCGSVGAPIAEQLTKAGVGRIDIIDPEALTAANTGRHPLGAESIGTNKAIGMAGRLQRDHPHATVRGFDLSYQEFIFRHLEILQSASLIISATANWTAENLLNAQRIRGEIDAPLIFTWTEPHACAGHAVLLCAQSPCLQCGMTTEGALKTNVTIWTDSRDGELTEPACGAVFQPYGFIELQATISLASGLAIEALIDPAKRSVHRVSQTTTAFLKSAGGEWNPNWIEGYAERATGGLQTEINWEKNEQCPACSSKSIDESSISESQIGISNSPSALAS; encoded by the coding sequence ATGCCTGAAGGCATCGCACGGCGAATGCAGGAGGAAGGCATTGCGAAAGCGGATGCCTTCTTAACCTCAACTTGGTGTGCACGTCGCCTCTCCAAAGCTGAACTGAATAAACACGCCCCGCGTGAACCAATTGAGGGCTGGGAGTTCTATGTACAGCCGGAAGAGAATGTCTATCGCTGCCATGTCATCGTAGATCACCAGTTCCCGTACTCCCTACCTAAGTTCCTTCTGGCCGATGTCCCAACTTTTCCCTCATGGCCTCATGTCGAACCAGATGGGAATCTCTGTCTTCGGCGAACGAACCGCATTTTACGGCCCAACGAACCGGCTGATGTTCTCGGCGTTCTCTTGGGGCAGGTCGTCGATCTAATTCGCCGGGGTGAACTCGGTCTGAACCTGGAAGACTTTCAAGCGGAGTTCTACTCCTATTGGAACTTCAGTCTTGAGGATGATGCGGCATCGGTCTTCAGCCTGCTCAATGCGAATGCTCCGAGTAGATTTGTCCGTATTTGGCCGGGAGAGACACGGAGCATCGTTGGTGAGTCCGAAGCACAGGTTCTAACTTGGCAGCGCCATCGGTGGGGCAACAAGCCCCAATTCGATAAGACTGTCCCTGCGTGCCTACTCTGGCTCCCAGAGGTCCTTCTCCCAAATCAATTCCCTCGCTCAGCAAGCGACTTAGTGGCATTGGCCCGAATGGTCTCCAACGGCAAAGAGCTTCTGGAGCGCTTTAGTCGTCTCAAGCTGTCAACCTATTACTTTGTTCTGGGTGCCACTGGAGCTAACGGCCCCTGTTTCGCAGCTGTCTCTTCTCAGCCTCCACAAACTCCGGAGATCAGAACATTTCGGAAGCACGGAACTTTGAATGGGTTCAGGAAGGGCAAGATGCCGCAAGCGGTTGTTGCCGCGCGACTCTTCTCGTCTTCAGTAAAGGCCCAACGCCTTCGAATCGACCGCGTCGATGCAAACTGGATTCACGGACGTGGGCACGACCCGCATCAGCCAGTTCTCGCGCTCAAGCACGTCATCGTTATTGGTTGTGGTTCTGTGGGCGCACCGATCGCGGAGCAACTTACGAAGGCAGGCGTTGGACGTATCGACATAATCGATCCAGAAGCTTTGACGGCTGCAAACACTGGCCGTCATCCACTTGGCGCTGAATCCATCGGCACGAATAAAGCGATCGGAATGGCGGGCAGGCTGCAACGCGATCATCCTCACGCGACCGTACGTGGATTCGATCTCAGCTATCAAGAGTTCATCTTCAGGCATTTAGAAATACTGCAAAGCGCATCGCTCATCATCAGTGCCACGGCCAATTGGACGGCAGAGAACCTTCTCAACGCGCAGAGGATTCGCGGTGAGATTGACGCGCCTTTGATTTTTACCTGGACCGAACCGCACGCCTGTGCCGGTCATGCGGTGCTTCTCTGCGCGCAATCGCCATGCTTACAATGCGGCATGACGACAGAGGGTGCATTGAAGACGAATGTGACAATCTGGACGGATTCGCGGGACGGAGAACTGACGGAGCCCGCTTGTGGGGCCGTTTTCCAGCCTTACGGCTTCATTGAACTCCAGGCTACTATTTCGCTGGCATCCGGCCTTGCGATTGAGGCCTTAATTGATCCCGCAAAGCGTTCAGTGCATCGCGTTTCACAGACGACGACTGCTTTTCTCAAGAGCGCGGGGGGAGAATGGAACCCCAATTGGATTGAAGGATATGCAGAGCGGGCAACTGGTGGCTTGCAAACTGAAATCAACTGGGAGAAAAATGAGCAGTGTCCTGCCTGTTCCTCAAAAAGTATCGACGAAAGCTCCATTTCCGAATCCCAGATTGGGATCAGCAACTCTCCATCAGCCCTTGCGTCCTGA